CGAGGATCGGGCCGGTGTCGGCGTACGCCTTGCCGGGCACGCCTGCGCCTAACGTGTCGCCGAGCCAGGCGTGCAGCTCGCGCAGCCTCTCGACGATCACGTCGTGGTAGTCGCCGCCGCGCGCGTAGCGGGCGACGGGGCCGGCCGGCTCGCGCCCGCCGTAGTCGAGCGCGACGACCACCGCGCTCGCCGCGCCCGCGTAGGGCAGGCGCGTGTCGCGCCGCTTCTCCGCACCCCGGGCGAGGTACGCCATCTCGCCCGCGTACCCGGCCGCGAGCCAGTCTTCGAACGCGCCGGCCGTCTCCGCCGGCCCGAGCCGCGCGAAGCCGACGAGGTCGAAGCCGAGTCCGTACGCCTGCGCCTCCAGCCGCCGCGCGAGCTCCTCCCCTACCACGGTCATCGCTGTCGCCCGATCCAGCGCGCGTACCGCACCACCTCGTCCGGCGTGGGCAGTGCGTCTTCGTCGCCGTAGGCGGTCAGCATCCGCCAGCGGACGTAGGGCATCGAGGGGACGGGGAGGAACGGCGCGCGCCGCCACCACGCTCGCCGGCGGAAGCGCCATCCCACGCGGAGCAGGTCGACCGCGAGCGGCGGCCACGCCGCGGCGCGCAACGTGAGAGGGAGGAGAAGCCGGAGCCAACGCACGCCACAATCTCGCCCGCGCGGCCATGTTCGACCAAGCACTCGCCTACCAGCTCGCGTCTCTCGTCGGCGCCGTGATGATCCTCGCGGCGTATGTCGCGTACCAGCGCGGCGGGCTCGGCCGCGAACACCGCCGCTACAACGCGCTCAACTTTGTCGGCAGCGCGATCCTGGCCTGGGTCGCGGTGGTCGACCGCCGCTGGGGCTTCATCGTGCTCGAGGGGTCGTGGGCGCTGCTGTCGCTGCCGCCGCTGCTCCGGCCGCCGCGCGCCGGCGGACCGCACGCGTAGTGCCGGCCGGCGTGATCGTGGGGACAACACGAAAGGCCCGCGGCAGCGCGCCACGGGCCTTCGGGAACGACGGCGGTTCGCTCAGACGCGCGTCGGCTTGCGCTTGCGGCGCCGCGCGGCGGCGGACTTGAGCTGGCGCGCCTCGCTCGGCTTCACGTAGTGGCGCTTGCGGCGCAGCTCCTGGAGGATGCCGGCCTGCGTCACCTTCTTCTTGAACCGCTTGAGCGCCCAGTCGAGCCGGTCGCTTTCTTCGAGCCGCACTTCGATCATCGAGTCTCTGCTCCTGACGTGGGGCGCTCCCACGATCGGCCGGGGTGGCCGGGGTCGGGGCGACGCGTGGGCCGTTTCCGGCCGCACGGGTGCCGGACCAGCTCAGATCGGGGGGATGCCGCAGGGCGGCGTGGGCGGATGCCCGTGAACCATGCAAGATATGGCGTGAGGGGGCGATTGCAACTGGGGGTGGCGCTGGCGCTGTTGGTCGGGCGCTGTTGATGCTGCGCTGTTACTGGCGCGCTGTTAGAACGGCGCGGTTGGAACCGCGCTGCCCCCAGCTGGCTCGGGCCGCCGGATCAACAGCGTCGTACCAACAGCGCAGCATCAACAGCGCTTCACCAACAGCGTGGGATCAACAGCGCCGTCCCACCCGCCCCATCACCCCCAATTCCTCACCCCGCCGCCGCCTGCGGCCGGCGGGGCACGTAGCTCTCCAGATCAAACCCCAGCAACAACGTCGACGCCACCACGACCGCCGCGATCACGAACGGGACCCCTACCCCCAGCCGGTCGAACGCGAACCCCGCCACGACCGGAAAGAGCGCCCGCGACGCCCCGCCGAACGTCTGCTGGACGCCCATGTACAACCCGCGCTCGCCCCCCGCGACGACGCGCGAGAGCATCGCCGTCACGCACGGGAAGGTGAACGCGGCGCCGAGCGGCATGAGCGCGACCGCGATCGCGAGCTGCCAGAGCGCGTGCGTCAGCGGCAGCGTGCCGAGCCCGAGGACGAGCAGCACGATCCCGAGCCGCGAGAGCCGCGCCTCGCCGAAGCGGTCGATCATCCAGCTCAGCAGGAAGGCGCGCGTGACGACCGAGAGCACGCCGACGTAGGCGAAGAAGTAGCCGATCGTCGTCGCGGTCACGCCGTAGCGGGTCGCGAGGAAGAGTGCGAGGATCGAGTTCACGCCCTGGAAGGCGCCGATCGCCACGGCGTAGATCCAGATGAGCCGCGACGCGGACTCGGCCGGGTGCGTGACGACGCGGACGACCGCCTCGCCGGAGCGGCGCGGCGCGGCCTCGCCCTTCTGGGCGCCCGCAGTCCCCGGCTCGCGCGCCTCCTTCAGGTACGTCCACGCGAAGACGATGTTGACCGTGCAGAGCGCGGCCGCGATGAGCCCCGGCGCCTTGTGGCTCACGTGCGACGACCACGACCCGATCACCGGGCCTAACGCGACGCCCGCGTTGGTCGCCGCCGAGAGCCAGCCGAGCGACTTGGCCCGGTCCTCGGGGCGGGTGGCGTCGGCGACGTACGCCTGGATCACGCCCGTCGTCCCGCCCCCCGCGCCCTGCACGAGCCGCGAGACGAACAGCAGGACGAGCGAGGTCGCGAAGCCGAAGATCACGTACGCGGCCGCCGACGCGGCGAGCGCGATGACGAGCGCGGGCCGCCGGCCGTAGCGGTCCGAGAAGCGGCCCCAGAGCGGCGCACTCACGAGCTGGGCGACCGTGAACGCGCTCACCAGGAGCGCCGTGATCTGCCCGACGCCGAGGTGGTAGCCGCCGACGTCGAACCCCCCGCCGCCCAACGCCTTGACGTAGAACGGCAGCAGCGGGATGACCATCAGCACGCCGATCATGTCGACGAACGCCGTAATCATCAGGATCACGAGCTTGCCGAGGTCCGAGCGCGTCGTCGACGGCGCGGAAGGACGGGCCGCGGACGCGCTCACGCGGACCTGCCCAGCCCGGCGGGGGGCGTTGCGTGGCCGACGACGCCGGCGAGTGCGACGATGGTGAGCACGTATGGGATCATTTCGACGAATTGCGAGGGGACGAGCTGCGCGCCTTGCAGTTGGATTTCGAACGCCTCGGCCGCCGCGAAGAGCACGCAGGCGAGCGCGACGCGCCGCGGGTCCCAGCGCCCGAAGATCACCGCCGCGAGCGCGATGAAGCCGCGCCCGGCCGTCATGCCGTCGGTGAACTGGTGCTGGTCGAGCGCGAGGTAGGCGCCGGCGAGCCCGGCCAGAACGCCGGAGAGCGCCACCGCGATCCACCGCACGCGCGCGACGGGCACGCCGAGCGTCGTCGCGGCCTCGGGCTTCTCGCCGACGGCGCGTACGCGGAGGCCGAACGGGGTGCGGTAGAGCAGCCAGGCGACGGCCGGCAGCGTCGCGAGCCCGATCCAGACCACGGGATTGGTGAGGTCGCCGTCGAACCCGGGCACGCGCGGCGAGTTGCTGGAGCTGTCGAACGCGAAGCGGAGAAAGAACCGCGTCGCGCCGACGGCGAGCAGGTTGAGCGCGATGCCGACGACGACCTGGTCGGCGCGGTAGCGCACGGCCGCGAGCGCGAGCAGCAACGCGACCAGCACGCCACCCACGACGCCACACAGCACGCCGATCCACGGCGACCCGAACGCGTGACTCCCCGTCGCGGCCCCGAACGCGCCCGCGAGCATGAACCCCTCGAGCGCGAGGGCGACGACCCCCGCGCGCTCGCTCATCACGCCCCCCGCGGCCGCCAGGAGGTAGGGGACGACGATGCGGAGCGTCAGGGCGAGGAACGCGAGGACGATCACGCGCGCACCCGCGAGGCCGAGCGGAGCACGCGGCGCACTTCGGGCACCGACGTCACGACGGCGAGGATGACGACCGCCTGCAGCACGTCGACCATCTGCTTCGGGACGAGCGCGTTGACCGCGAGCCCGCCCTGCGAGAGCGTGGCGAACAGCAGTGCGGCGAGGAGCACCCCCGCCGGGTGGTTGCGCCCGACGAGCGCGACCGCGATCCCGAGGAAGCCTGAGCCGGTCGCGAACCCTTCCTCGTAGTAGTGCTTGTAGCCGAGCACGTAGTTGAGTCCCCCGAGCCCGGCGAGCGCGCCGGAGAGCGCCATCGCGCCGACCCAGACGCGCCCCACGTGCACGCCGCCGTACTCCGCGGCCTCGGGCTGCAGGCCGACCGCGCGCAACTCGTAGCCGGCGCGGGTGCGAAAGAGGATCCACCAGAGCGCGGCCGCCGCGAGCAGCGCGACGACGAACGCCGCGTTCGCGGCCGAGCCGTGGAAGACCGCCCAGACGTCGCTCAGGCGGGGCAGGGTGCCGGCGTGCATGTCCGGCGTGTGCAGCGTCTCGGGCACGTGGAGGTGCGCCGCGACGACGTAGTTGAGCGCGGCGAGCACGACGAAGTTGAGCATGATCGTCACGATCACCTCGCTCGCGCCGAAGCGCGCGCGGAGCCAGCCCGGGAGCGCGCCGACCAGCCCCCCGCCGACCATGGACGCGAGCACGCAGACGGGCACGGCGAGCAGCCCCGGCGTCCCGAGCGGGAGGGCGAGGCCGGCGAGCGCCGCCGCGAAGCCGCCGACCGCGAGCTGGCTCTCCGCGCCGACGTTGAAGAGTCCCGCGCGGGCCGCGGCGGCGAAGGCGAGCCCCGTGCAGGCGAGCGTGGTCGCCTTGTAGAGCACCTGGCCGAAGCCGTACGCGTTCCCCCACGTGCCGTCGAGCAGCAGCCGGTAGACGCTCCCCGGCGCCTGGCCGAAGACGAGGATCAGCACGTCGCCGACGAGCAGGGCGATGAGCAGCGCGACGAACGGTGGCAGGACACCCTCGAGCCAGCGCGCCGCGTCGGCGCGCGGCGACTGGGCGCCCGCCGGCCCGGTCACGCCGCGGCCTCCGTGAACGACGCGCCGGTCATCAACGGCCCGATCCGCTCCGCGCTCGCGTCGCGGCGCGGCAACACGGCGGCGAACCGTCCGCGGTACATCACGGCCACGCGGTCGGCAAGCGCGAGCACCTCGGCGAGGTCGGCCGAGACGAGCAGGACGGCCTTGCCGGCGGCGCGCGCGCGGCGGAGCTGGTCGTGGATGAACTCGATCGCGCCGACGTCGACGCCGCGCGTGGGCTGCGCCGCGAGCAGCACGTGGTAGTCGCGCCCGGTCATCTCGCGGGCGACGACGACCTTCTGCT
The Gemmatimonadetes bacterium T265 genome window above contains:
- a CDS encoding tetracycline resistance MFS efflux pump, translating into MSASAARPSAPSTTRSDLGKLVILMITAFVDMIGVLMVIPLLPFYVKALGGGGFDVGGYHLGVGQITALLVSAFTVAQLVSAPLWGRFSDRYGRRPALVIALAASAAAYVIFGFATSLVLLFVSRLVQGAGGGTTGVIQAYVADATRPEDRAKSLGWLSAATNAGVALGPVIGSWSSHVSHKAPGLIAAALCTVNIVFAWTYLKEAREPGTAGAQKGEAAPRRSGEAVVRVVTHPAESASRLIWIYAVAIGAFQGVNSILALFLATRYGVTATTIGYFFAYVGVLSVVTRAFLLSWMIDRFGEARLSRLGIVLLVLGLGTLPLTHALWQLAIAVALMPLGAAFTFPCVTAMLSRVVAGGERGLYMGVQQTFGGASRALFPVVAGFAFDRLGVGVPFVIAAVVVASTLLLGFDLESYVPRRPQAAAG
- a CDS encoding ABC transporter permease; its protein translation is MIVLAFLALTLRIVVPYLLAAAGGVMSERAGVVALALEGFMLAGAFGAATGSHAFGSPWIGVLCGVVGGVLVALLLALAAVRYRADQVVVGIALNLLAVGATRFFLRFAFDSSSNSPRVPGFDGDLTNPVVWIGLATLPAVAWLLYRTPFGLRVRAVGEKPEAATTLGVPVARVRWIAVALSGVLAGLAGAYLALDQHQFTDGMTAGRGFIALAAVIFGRWDPRRVALACVLFAAAEAFEIQLQGAQLVPSQFVEMIPYVLTIVALAGVVGHATPPAGLGRSA
- a CDS encoding membrane protein, with translation MTGPAGAQSPRADAARWLEGVLPPFVALLIALLVGDVLILVFGQAPGSVYRLLLDGTWGNAYGFGQVLYKATTLACTGLAFAAAARAGLFNVGAESQLAVGGFAAALAGLALPLGTPGLLAVPVCVLASMVGGGLVGALPGWLRARFGASEVIVTIMLNFVVLAALNYVVAAHLHVPETLHTPDMHAGTLPRLSDVWAVFHGSAANAAFVVALLAAAALWWILFRTRAGYELRAVGLQPEAAEYGGVHVGRVWVGAMALSGALAGLGGLNYVLGYKHYYEEGFATGSGFLGIAVALVGRNHPAGVLLAALLFATLSQGGLAVNALVPKQMVDVLQAVVILAVVTSVPEVRRVLRSASRVRA